The Styela clava chromosome 13, kaStyClav1.hap1.2, whole genome shotgun sequence genome has a window encoding:
- the LOC120333273 gene encoding proteasome subunit beta type-3-like has translation MSILEYNGGSVIAMKGKDCVAIASDLRFGVQAQTIHMDFEKVFPMGDRLFIGLAGLATDVQTVSQRLNFRRKLYELRENRSITPKTFMSMVSNLLYERRFGPYFVEPVIAGLNPKTYEPFICSLDVIGCPMEPEDFVVSGTSSEQMYGMCEALWQPDMDADQLFECISQSLLNAVDRDACSGWGAVVHIIEKGKITSRKLKARMD, from the coding sequence ATGTCAATCTTGGAATATAATGGTGGGTCAGTCATTGCCATGAAGGGCAAAGACTGTGTTGCCATTGCTTCTGATCTTAGATTCGGTGTTCAAGCTCAAACTATCCACATGGACTTTGAAAAAGTCTTTCCAATGGGAGATAGATTATTTATCGGGCTTGCTGGCCTCGCTACTGATGTGCAAACGGTCTCACAGAGGCTTAATTTTAGAAGAAAGTTGTACGAATTACGTGAAAACCGTTCCATAACTCCAAAAACTTTCATGAGCATGGTTTCAAATTTGTTGTACGAGCGACGATTTGGTCCGTATTTTGTAGAACCAGTTATCGCTGGACTTAATCCAAAAACGTACGAACCTTTCATTTGTTCGCTGGACGTCATAGGTTGCCCAATGGAACCAGAAGATTTTGTTGTGAGCGGCACAAGCTCTGAGCAAATGTATGGTATGTGTGAAGCACTTTGGCAACCTGATATGGATGCAGATCAATTATTTGAATGTATATCACAATCCTTGTTGAACGCTGTCGATAGAGATGCATGTTCTGGTTGGGGAGCTGTCGTGCATATCATTGAAAAGGGAAAGAT
- the LOC120333257 gene encoding glutamate receptor 3-like, with protein sequence MSRSLYFCILYFFLKLTYLGTYSTMDNFPLLVGIISSPVDNNTQLALSFVRDFVNENIMPDKWSLEYKFFPSVENQQRLRDVTGAGLYLIADSLEKANVSSFIGPGSSTNTKLIHAFAVSRNLPHLSPFSTDPALGQSSRFPMLIRLSPPDTFQTKAVFDILQFYGWERLSLITMDNDYGFGVKSEIVNIARTRGCKIEHVTNLKITKNIDEVPTTEILDQIQALRPHPVVLVAGGGYGKAVLKEAHLRDMTVEKNWLWILMDGVAVDEVLLVEYEDENSKITISYFDGLVGTRPVMSEGVLIHSLVKFWEEHHTEPFPWKHGLGYDLEKPLDAILSVAHGFRLYYQKGMLDSPDQINGTMLFDAILRVKEEGLTTKIAYDSYGKTKSTEYDIFMSDKGTWKPIGEWSESGKLNMSYALSMNYSRGLRSARASFFDLNSRRAGRIVHAASAVGEDRPIVHVVTIIESPFVIEGKGGDAQEKQANRVSPGDLPPDQRKPGMNVSLHGYCIDMLQKLSENAGIRYTLRLVSDSNYGGLDQETGRWSGMIGDVKNGRVHIAVAPITVTQQRSEVVDFSTAFMHVGLKFIVDRRAADGLVPKTEKGAFAFLLPFHGSLYLAIGICMVCLACFLCLVAHVSPYGARGHFFLGPRIDEFLRKSSTTIQTGYSNPGYHIGKDSVKLKRLKSSREDADRAMGFNNALYFVWASLFWQTPERVPRAPSARFVTVIWYLSAVVFVAAYTANMVAFVSSKTRVVNNLKSVSELVSQTEIPFGTVSDSSVKYILKSSEMKLGKSVYNYIMTDPDKFLVPTSTVGLERVKKGIFALLWDSLVLDFEAAKSDCRLKTVDVGFGGVDYALALPKRSMLTSILSRHILRLEESGYLSTLWKRYFGELEKCYLLDNAQTDENTTVKPLTYQNLAGVFYLVLFAMIMGLIVLAFEWVHSSFFDVNKNDYRAPQTIKEALRIRRQRLKQDIVENWWPFTDIRNRFSTIELPSSQRAASIISKQLEKKKPSRRTSQCRHGDKIKELRGYCSETNLTTLNTKRKFTTLCEKARPRQRRFSMTRSLTSFHSKSIKIFPLNVHK encoded by the exons ATGTCGCGAAGTTTGTATTTTTGTATACTGTATTTCTTCTTGAAACTAACTTATCTCGGAACGTATTCGACAATGGATAATTTTCCGTTATTGGTTGGTATAATAAGTAGCCCAGTGGACAATAACACACAGCTAGCTCTGTCTTTTGTTCGAGATTTCgtcaatgaaaatataatgcCGGATAAGTGGAGCCTTGAATACAA ATTTTTCCCATCGGTAGAAAATCAGCAACGCTTGCGAGATGTGACAGGGGCAGGACTGTATCTCATAGCTGACAGTCTTGAAAAAGCAAATGTATCTTCTTTTATCGGACCTGGGTCCAGTACTAACACCAAATTG ATTCATGCTTTTGCGGTAAGTCGCAATTTACCACATCTATCGCCATTTTCAACTGATCCGGCACTGGGACAGAGTTCTCGTTTCCCGATGTTGATCAGACTTTCACCACCCGACACATTTCAAACTAAG GCGGTTTTTGATATCCTTCAGTTCTACGGATGGGAAAGATTATCTTTAATCACAATGGACAATGATTACGGATTTGGTGTGAAAAGTGAAATCGTAAATATAGCTCGAACACGGGGATGTAAAATTGAGCACGTCACGAATTTAAAA ATTACAAAAAATATCGATGAAGTTCCAACAACTGAAATACTCGACCAAATTCAAGCTCTGCGGCCCCATCCAGTGGTTTTAGTAGCTGGAGGTGGGTATGGGAAAGCTGTGTTGAAAGAAGCTCATCTTCGTGATATGACGGTCGAAAAAAATTGGTTATGGATTTTGATGGACGGTGTTGCCGTTGACGAAGTATTACTCGTTGAATATGAGGATGAGAATTCAAAAATCACGATCAGCTATTTTGATG GCCTTGTTGGCACGAGACCTGTGATGTCTGAGGGCGTTTTAATACATTCGTTGGTAAAATTCTGGGAAGAACATCACACAGAACCATTTCCCTGGAAACACGGATTGGGATACGATTTAGAAAAACCACTTGATGCTATTTTAAGCGTGGCTCATGGATTTCGTCTATATTAtcaaaaa GGTATGTTGGATAGCCCAGACCAAATCAACGGAACCATGCTCTTCGATGCCATCTTGCGAGTGAAAGAAGAAGGACTGACTACTAAGATTGCGTATGATTCGTAtggcaaaacaaaatcaacCGAGTATGATATATTTATGTCCGATAAAGGGACTTGGAAACCTATAGGAGAGTGGTCGGAGTCTGGAAAATTAAATATGAGTTATGCGCTATCTATGAATTACTCGAGGGGTCTTAGAAGCGCAAGGGCGTCGTTTTTCGATCTAAATTCTCGGAGGGCTGGAAGAATTGTCCACGCTGCATCTGCTGTTGGAGAAGATAGGCCTATAGTCCACGTTGTTACAATCATAGAATCTCCATTTGTCATTGAAGGCAAAGGTGGCGACGCACAGGAAAAACAGGCCAATAGAGTTTCACCCGGAGATTTACCTCCAGATCAACGAAAACCCGGAATGAATGTATCTTTGCATGGATATTGTATAGATATGCTACAAAAACTTAGCGAAAACGCAGGAATAAGGTACACTTTACGATTGGTTTCTGACTCCAATTACGGCGGACTCGACCAAGAAACTGGTCGTTGGAGCGGCATGATTGGCGACGTCAAAAACGGCCGTGTACATATTGCGGTAGCACCTATTACAGTCACACAGCAGAGATCAGAAGTTGTTGATTTCTCTACCGCATTCATGCATGTAGGACTGAAATTTATTGTAGACAGGCGTGCAGCTGACGGACTTGTCCCTAAAACTGAAAAAGGAGCCTTTGCGTTTTTACTTCCATTTCATGGTAGTTTATATTTAGCGATCGGAATTTGCATGGTGTGCTTAGCCTGCTTTTTGTGCCTGGTCGCTCACGTAAGTCCGTATGGAGCGAGGGGGCATTTCTTTTTAGGGCCCAGAATAGATGAATTTCTTCGCAAAAGCTCTACGACTATACAAACTGGATATTCGAACCCAGGCTACCATATAGGAAAGGATTCTGTGAAactgaaacgcttaaaatcgAGCAGAGAAGACGCCGACAGAGCAATGGGATTTAACAACGCTCTATATTTTGTATGGGCATCGTTGTTTTGGCAGACGCCAGAGAGAGTGCCTCGTGCGCCTTCGGCGCGTTTTGTTACTGTTATATGGTACCTTTCGGCTGTTGTATTTGTAGCAGCCTATACCGCGAATATGGTCGCTTTTGTCTCTTCTAAAACGAGAGTGGTGAACAATCTAAAATCCGTTTCCGAACTTGTTTCACAAACTGAAATTCCGTTTGGAACTGTATCTGACAGTtctgtgaaatatatattgaaatcgTCAGAAATGAAATTGGGAAAAAGTGTGTATAATTATATCATGACCGATCCGGATAAATTCCTAGTTCCCACGTCTACTGTCGGACTTGAAAGGGTTAAAAAAGGCATATTCGCCCTGTTATGGGATTCATTAGTTCTCGACTTCGAGGCGGCAAAATCAGATTGCCGACTCAAAACGGTTGATGTTGGATTTGGAGGCGTCGATTATGCTCTTGCATTACCAAAACGATCAATGCTCACTTCAATTCTATCAAGGCATATTTTACGACTCGAAGAGTCAGGCTATCTTTCCACGTTATGGAAAAGATACTTTGGTGAATTGGAAAAGTGTTATCTACTGGACAACGCACAAACTGATGAGAATACGACGGTCAAACCACTTACGTATCAAAATTTAGCGGGTGTGTTTTATTTAGTTCTCTTCGCGATGATAATGGGTTTGATTGTACTTGCATTCGAATGGGTACATTCCTCGTTTTTCGATGTTAATAAAAACGATTATAGGGCACCTCAAACAATAAAGGAAGCTCTTCGTATCCGGCGTCAACGACTAAAACAAGATATAGTTGAAAATTGGTGGCCGTTCACGGACATCAGGAATCGATTTTCAACTATCGAATTGCCGAGTTCGCAAAGAGCAGCTTCAATAATATCAAAGCAATTAGAGAAAAAGAAACCGAGTCGACGAACGTCGCAATGTCGTCATGGTGACAAAATCAAAGAGTTACGAGGATATTGTTCTGAAACTAACTTGACTACTCTCAACACCAAACGAAAATTTACCACCCTCTGTGAAAAAGCGCGACCCCGACAACGGAGATTTTCAATGACGAGATCTCTTACGTCGTTTCATTCAAAGTCAATTAAAATTTTTCCGTTGAATGTTCATAAATGA
- the LOC120333258 gene encoding inverted formin-2-like, with protein MAMKRIWTSVIQKAHQEKEEIEEKVSNLENADPELCIKLLHYPSMQNFSGLKHKIQSASVEWMLSFLEQDGLDVLFETLGRLSKQTAQSKKFSWNRSMELLQCVECVKAVMNSKTGLDFIIKHEEYTRKLSAAIDTPNIMIKKQVFELMAALSLYSEKGKRRAIDSMENFMKTKMQRYRFSIVVNELKEAENNPYQISVLSFINAVIISSDSLTKRMQIRNEFIALDLLDILARLRSEDVEDLLIQIEVFEESKLEDEDEYSALAGDKNVNLNDHKDIFETIYNKTSNCAQAGYFLNILQCLLQLEPNEVESDMIWRAIDTFAQKVSASRTEKELLKLMSSEIKVHNPNYCSSNSSSDSFHSCSSEESSTQTSPRRSSPVASSLVNGYSDHKPVAGSEIKSSMSSDSSTDESLIPKSSNMNATPVPPPPPPPPPVIGNSVQIPTPPPPPGNGSSIPTPPPPPPPAPGIPPPPPPPPAPGIPSPPPPPPVPGIPPPPPPPPAPGIPPPPPPPPAPGIPPPPPPPPAPGIPPPPPPPPVPGIPPPPPPPPAPGAPPPPPPPPGAPGIPPPPSFFGAAAAPVRRSVSVPKPNAKLRKFNWQKIPSSRVQGKVECVWSSLNSPDVDPTELEPNYKTIEELFAQKVIEKKAKSPAKKVESSEITLIDGKRSLNINIFLKQFRMPNTEIIALLVNGKPSVAMTEERLRNLKKFYPDTFEADTLKSFKGDKSKLANAEDFLLRLISVSHNMLRIDAMIMQQEFSEAFSNLTSDLTKVIEATKAMKGSKNLETFLVLILKMGNFLNFGGHSGNADAFTFSSLLRLTETKSNKPRMTLLHYVVEEAEKNHPHLLDLPKELAVVLKCQTIAIEPMLQDCNKLNKSLETLRNKIDKSSEDLKQTFLPFINNSVNEMERANKDVAELENMREQLANYFVEDIKKFKLEECLQTCVKFVTQVSSAIKENKERAIQEEKRRKRQEQLAKQKQAKAESGESGKKNTLKKVEEEQAGGCIIDNLLNDIRKGFKLRRASLAPT; from the coding sequence ATGGCAATGAAACGGATTTGGACATCCGTGATTCAAAAGGCTCATcaagaaaaagaagaaatcGAGGAGAAAGTTAGCAATTTGGAAAATGCAGATCCCGAACTTTGCATCAAGCTCTTACATTATCCTTCAATGCAGAACTTTTCCGgattaaaacataaaattcaatCGGCTTCTGTTGAATGGATGCTATCTTTTTTGGAACAAGATGGGTTAGATGTACTCTTTGAAACTCTGGGTCGATTATCGAAACAAACTGCTCAATCCAAAAAGTTTTCATGGAATCGTTCAATGGAGTTGCTGCAATGCGTTGAATGCGTAAAAGCAGTAATGAATTCTAAAACCGGGCTGGACTTCATTATAAAACATGAAGAATATACCAGAAAGTTATCCGCCGCAATTGACACTCCTAATATCATGATCAAGAAGCAAGTTTTTGAGCTCATGGCGGCGTTATCTCTATACTCCGAAAAGGGAAAACGTCGTGCGATCGATTCTATGGAAAACTTCATGAAAACGAAAATGCAACGTTACCGATTTAGTATCGTTGTCAATGAATTGAAAGAAGCTGAGAATAATCCGTATCAGATATCCGTTTTATCTTTTATCAATGCTGTGATAATTTCAAGTGATTCCTTGACGAAAAGAATGCAGATTCGCAACGAATTTATTGCATTGGATCTTCTTGACATCCTAGCAAGACTGAGAAGTGAAGACGTAGAAGACTTACTCATTCAAATTGAAGTTTTTGAAGAGAGTAAACTCGAAGACGAAGATGAGTACAGTGCACTCGCTGGAGATAAAAACGTCAATTTAAACGATCACAAAGacatatttgaaacaatttacAACAAAACATCTAACTGTGCACAAGCgggatattttttaaatattttgcaatgtTTGCTTCAACTTGAACCAAACGAAGTAGAGTCAGATATGATCTGGAGAGCAATTGATACATTTGCACAAAAAGTAAGTGCATCGCGTACAGAGAAAGAACTTCTAAAATTAATGAGTTCTGAGATCAAAGTACACAATCCTAACTATTGCTCGTCCAACTCATCAAGTGATTCATTTCACTCTTGCTCGTCGGAAGAGTCGTCAACTCAAACCTCTCCTCGACGATCTTCTCCCGTTGCATCATCTTTGGTGAATGGCTATTCTGATCATAAACCAGTCGCAGGATCTGAAATCAAGAGTTCTATGTCTTCTGACTCGTCTACAGATGAATCACTTATACCTAAAAGTTCTAATATGAATGCAACTCCTGTACCACCACCGCCGCCTCCTCCACCACCAGTAATTGGAAACAGTGTACAAATCCCGACTCCACCACCACCGCCTGGCAATGGTTCGTCAATCCCCACACCGCCGCCTCCTCCCCCACCAGCACCAGGCATTCCACCCCCGCCTCCTCCCCCACCAGCACCAGGTATTCCATCCCCGCCGCCTCCCCCACCAGTACCAGGTATTCCACCCCCGCCGCCTCCCCCACCAGCACCAGGTATTCCACCCCCGCCGCCTCCCCCACCAGCACCAGGCATTCCACCTCCGCCTCCTCCCCCACCAGCACCAGGTATTCCACCCCCGCCGCCTCCCCCACCAGTACCGGGCATTCCACCCCCGCCTCCTCCACCACCAGCCCCGGGTGCTCCACCCCCGCCTCCTCCTCCACCCGGTGCACCGGGTATCCCTCCTCCGCCGTCTTTTTTCGGTGCAGCAGCAGCCCCGGTTCGTAGATCGGTGAGTGTCCCAAAGCCAAATGCAAAACTTCGAAAGTTTAACTGGCAAAAAATACCGTCTTCGCGCGTGCAAGGTAAAGTGGAATGTGTCTGGAGTTCTTTAAACAGCCCCGACGTAGATCCGACAGAACTTGAACCTAATTACAAAACAATAGAAGAATTGTTTGCTCAAAAAGTCATTGAAAAGAAGGCTAAATCTCCAGCCAAAAAAGTAGAATCTTCTGAAATTACTTTGATTGACGGAAAAAGaagtttaaatatcaatatatttttgaagcAGTTCAGAATGCCAAACACGGAAATCATTGCCCTGCTGGTTAACGGAAAGCCTTCTGTGGCCATGACAGAAGAAAGactaagaaatttaaaaaaattctatcCAGATACATTCGAAGCTGATACATTGAAGTCATTTAAAGGGGATAAATCAAAACTAGCAAATGCTGAAGACTTTTTACTACGACTTATTTCCGTGTCGCATAATATGCTACGTATTGATGCCATGATAATGCAACAGGAATTCAGCGAAGCTTTCAGCAACCTCACTTCTGACTTAACGAAAGTAATTGAAGCAACGAAAGCGATGAAAGGGTCCAAAAATCTAGAAACTTTCTTAGTTCTCATTTTAAAAATGGGTAATTTCCTTAACTTTGGGGGACACTCTGGAAACGCAGACGCTTTTACATTCTCTTCTTTATTGAGATTAACGGAAACGAAATCTAATAAACCAAGGATGACGTTGCTTCATTACGTCGTAGAAGAGGCAGAGAAGAACCATCCACATTTATTGGATCTTCCTAAGGAATTAGCTGTTGTTTTGAAGTGCCAAACCATAGCCATCGAACCTATGCTTCAAGACTGTAATAAATTGAACAAAAGTCTAGAAACTTTGAGAAATAAGATTGATAAATCATCCGAAGACTTGAAACAAACTTTTCTGCCATTTATAAATAATTCGGTAAATGAAATGGAAAGAGCAAACAAAGATGTTGCAGAACTCGAAAATATGCGTGAGCAACTTGCAAACTATTTTGTTGAAGAtataaaaaagttcaaattagAAGAATGTTTACAAACTTGTGTGAAATTTGTCACACAAGTATCTTCAGCTATTAAAGAGAATAAAGAACGTGCAATTCAAGAAGAAAAACGTCGAAAACGCCAGGAACAATTGGCAAAACAGAAACAAGCTAAGGCCGAATCCGGCGAGAGTGGAAAGAAAAATACTcttaaaaaggttgaagaagaGCAAGCGGGAGGATGTATCATTGATAATTTATTGAATGACATCAGAAAAGGCTTCAAATTGCGTAGAGCATCGTTAGCACCTActtag
- the LOC120333277 gene encoding uncharacterized protein LOC120333277: protein MNQNKICPSNYHQREDSACLFCIQLKRGNYYKIGGNDVDSYWKANLNKDVENLTPYAAKLDNEIAKAVPQHPYYIATDYENYVIFTRCMNEKLQEGNRGIWVHARNPNPTAEDILRIVNRLIEMGSHWSSVPLFLSKCVTVGDFDQFVEDQH, encoded by the exons atgaatcaaaataaaatctgtcCATCTAATTATCACCAGCGTGAAGATTCTGCATGCTTATTCTGTATTCAGTTGAAG CGTGGAAATTATTACAAGATTGGAGGAAATGATGTTGACAGCTATTGGAAAGCTAATTTAAACAAAGACGTTGAAAATCTTACACCCTATGCTGCAAAGTTGGACAATGAAATTGCTAAAGCTGTACCCCAGCACCCCTATTACATCGCTACAGATTACGAAAATTACGTCATATTTACAAGGTGCATGAATGAGAAACTCCAAGAAGGAAACAGGGGTATTTGGGTTCACGCTCGTAATCCAAACCCCACCGCGGAAGATATATTACGCATAGTAAACAGGCTGATCGAGATGGGAAGTCATTGGAGCTCAGTTCCCTTGTTCCTGTCAAAATGCGTTACTGTGGGCGATTTCGACCAGTTTGTTGAAGACCAACACTAA
- the LOC120333263 gene encoding BRCA1-associated RING domain protein 1-like isoform X3 yields MALMKDTSLAMWLDPPVDFSQSLQEIEKLEKQLSCNSCNKYMTEPITLWSCDHIFCQDCIETMNDKCKVCNLPCWPEDQTENKAIMDIARLTTSLKELLEGYMLETNQVSRLSRKNNEKHPEEKSKSDKRNTAESTKSKKSTNTRAVSKKRSKFKITPSKPFPEITSDSEDSQPTENNNKNTAIIDDANRSPAKKPKANDDTDSHLKEALNNNVFNFATPSPPPKRKRALIRTPRTPLYTPNRNVSSPSGMKTPKTPRSTKKNKRGETLLHIAAMKGKIDDMKKLIEEGADLNAKDNAGWTPLHEACNHGHIDAVRQLLESGVLVNTPGYEDETALMDAVLNRHLAIVELLLQYGADTSLRNSHGQTAFDLAIDRNIKDLVVEHKYDSLDNTSSETEQLPDFAPEEIIISYSNSVRFDKVKTCAEILKAIVNTKDAVSATHYIVPSYEDGKAPRTIKYMQAVAKGIWIVKCDWLEACTVTGGWVAENSFEILGSREDILIGGPKKSRLNKAAQCPAVFHGCHFYLSGNFKPPNATKQQLGELLQSAGKPSRLVRRGKVCSVPLSWIFDCISQFCLCEIPG; encoded by the exons ATGGCTTTGATGAAAGATACGAGTTTGGCAATGTGGCTGGATCCACCCGTTGATTTCAGTCAGAGTTTGCAGGAAATtgaaaagttggaaaaacaattGTCATGCAATTCATG CAACAAATATATGACGGAGCCAATAACGTTATGGAGTTGCGATCACATATTTTGTca GGATTGTATAGAAACAATGAATGACAAATGTAAGGTCTGTAATCTCCCATGTTGGCCTGAAGATCAAACAGAAAATAAAGCTATAATGGATATTGCTAGATTAACAACTTCATTGAAAGAATTATTGGAag gttATATGCTTGAAACAAACCAAGTCTCTCGTTTATCGaggaaaaacaatgaaaaacatcCTGAGGAAAAATCTAAATCTGATAAACGAAATACAGCCGAAAGTACAAAATCTAAGAAATCAACAAATACCCGAGCAGTATCAAAAAAAcgttcaaaattcaaaataacgcCATCAAAACCATTTCCTGAAATTACATCGG ATTCAGAAGACTCACAACCAActgaaaacaacaacaaaaatacagcGATAATAGATGATGCTAATAGGAGTCCTGCTAAGAAGCCAAAAGCAAATGATGATACTGATTCTCACTTGAAAGAAGCCTTAAataataatgtattt AATTTTGCGACCCCATCTCCTCCGCCCAAACGAAAGCGGGCATTAATTCGAACTCCTCGCACACCACTATACACTCCAAATCGGAATGTATCTTCCCCATCTGGaatgaaaacaccaaaaactccgAGATCAACAAAGAAGAATAAAAGGGGAGAGACCTTGCTCCACATAGCTGCTATGAAG GGTAAAATTGATGACATGAAGAAATTAATAGAGGAGGGAGCTGATCTCAATGCTAAAGACAATGCTGGATGGACTCCTTTG CACGAGGCTTGCAATCATGGGCACATTGATGCAGTTCGGCAGCTTCTTGAATCTGGAGTTTTAGTCAATACACCTGGTTATGAAGATGAAACTGCCTTGATGGATGCTGTGTTAAATAGACATCTGGCAATAGTTGAATTACTTTTACAATATGGTGCAGACACGTCTTTGAG AAACTCTCATGGTCAAACAGCATTTGACCTTGCGATTGATCGAAATATAAAAGATTTAGTAGTGGAACATAAATATGATAGTCTGGATAATACAAGTTCAGAAACTGAACAATTGCCG gattTTGCTCCAGAAGAAATAATTATCAGTTATTCAAATTCAGTGAGATTTGATAAAGTAAAAACTTGTGCGGAGATATTGAAAGCGATTGTTAATACCAAAGATGCGGTTTCAG CTACTCATTATATTGTTCCGAGCTATGAAGATGGAAAAGCTCCACGAACCATCAAGTACATGCAAGCTGTTGCAAAAGGAATATGGATTGTTAAATGTGACT GGTTGGAAGCTTGTACTGTAACTGGAGGATGGGTGGCAGaaaatagttttgaaatattggGATCAAGAGAAGATATTTTGATTGGTGGACCTAAGAAATCACGTTTGAATAAAGCAGCACAG TGTCCTGCAGTATTTCACGGATGCCATTTTTATTTGTCTGGTAATTTCAAACCACCAAATGCAACCAAACAACAATTAGGTGAATTATTACAATCAGCAG